A stretch of DNA from Bacillus sp. NP157:
GAGAACACCCATGCCAAACGGAAACGCAAGTAGCCCCACCCGCAACCCCACCCAGGTGGAACGCAAGGCCGAGCGCGAACTCGTCGTCACCAGGACCTTCGATGCCCCCGTGCACCTCGTCTTCAAGGCCTGGAGCACGCCCGATCTGTTCAAGAGCTGGTGGGTGCCGAAATCCGCAGGGATGGACCTGGTCTCGTGCGAGATGGACATCCGCACCGGCGGCACCTATCGCCTGGTCTTCAAGCACCCGAACTTCCCCCAGCCGATGGCGTTCTTCGGCACGTACAAGGAAGTGACCACGAACACGCGCCTGCAGTGGACCAACGAAGAAAGCGAAGACGGCGCGCTGACCACCGTGACCTTCGAGGAACACGGCGGCAAGACGCTGGTGACGCTGCACGAACTCTATCCGTCGGAAGCCGCGCGCGACGAAGCCATCGTCGGCTCCGCGGAAGGCCTGCCCGAGCAGTTCGCACAGCTGGATGAGTTGCTCGCCAGCGGGGCGTGATTCCCGGTGTTTAGTTAGTCGACGCCCTGGCAGCGCACGCCGCGCGTTGCCAGGGCGTCGAGGTCAGCGCCCCTCGAACACACCCTTGGCCACGGGGATCGCCGAGAACACGTTTGGCCAGCCGACATGGAAGGCGAGGTGGGTCAGCACTTCGGACGCTTCCGCCTGGGTCAGCCCGTTATCCATCGCGCGATTGAGGTGGTAGGGGATCTGCGCGACCTGTCCGTTGGCGATCAGGGCGGCGACGGTGACGAGGCTGCGATCGCGTGGCTTCAGGTCGGGACGCAGCCACAGGTCCTTGAACAGCGCCTCGGCGGTGTAGTGCACGACACCTTCGGAGACCGGGCCAGCGCTCGCGTTGACGGCGGTGGCGCGTCTGGCTTCGGCTTCTTCGTCCAGTGGCAATAACTCCGGACGTGCCGGCGGCAGCTGCGTCGCGTCGATGCCTCGCGCGCTGAACACCTCGTGCGCGACCACCACGGCCGCCATCGCATTCGGCCAGCCCGCGTAGAAGGCCAGGTGGGTGACGATCTCGGAAAGCTCGGCCGGCGTCACGCCATGGTCGAGCGCACGCGCGAATTGCGACGGCATCTCGATCAACTGCTGGCGCGCGATCAGCGCCGCGACGGTGACGATGCTTCGATCGCGACGGCCCAACCCCGGTCGATGCCACACGTCGTCGTGCAGGGTCTCGCTGGTGTAACGCGCGAGCGCGGGAGAGACCGCGCGGATGACGTCCAGGGACGGCTGGGCCAGGCAGCCTGGGATCGGGGTGGTGTCGGGGATGGTCATGGTGGCTCCAGGCATGAGGCGGGGACGGCCCGCCGGGCTGGCAGGCGACCACCCACCTTAGGCGCCGGCGCGTGCCCGATAAATGCCCGCGCGTCGCTTGGACCTATGCGTGCCATTCATCAATGGAGGCAGGCCTGCTGGCAGATGCAGTGCGCCGACCCCGGCCCCTCGACGCCACCTTGACGAACGTGACGACGTTGACGCCCCGTTCCCATCGCCACGGCCACTATCCCGCCCATGCCCGGCGATT
This window harbors:
- a CDS encoding SRPBCC family protein, producing MPNGNASSPTRNPTQVERKAERELVVTRTFDAPVHLVFKAWSTPDLFKSWWVPKSAGMDLVSCEMDIRTGGTYRLVFKHPNFPQPMAFFGTYKEVTTNTRLQWTNEESEDGALTTVTFEEHGGKTLVTLHELYPSEAARDEAIVGSAEGLPEQFAQLDELLASGA
- a CDS encoding carboxymuconolactone decarboxylase family protein; protein product: MTIPDTTPIPGCLAQPSLDVIRAVSPALARYTSETLHDDVWHRPGLGRRDRSIVTVAALIARQQLIEMPSQFARALDHGVTPAELSEIVTHLAFYAGWPNAMAAVVVAHEVFSARGIDATQLPPARPELLPLDEEAEARRATAVNASAGPVSEGVVHYTAEALFKDLWLRPDLKPRDRSLVTVAALIANGQVAQIPYHLNRAMDNGLTQAEASEVLTHLAFHVGWPNVFSAIPVAKGVFEGR